The Methylococcus sp. Mc7 genomic sequence CGGATCATGATGTTTCCTCGTCCCCGTTCAAAGTCCCGCATACTATGCCGTGCGGAGGATCAGGTAAAACCCCTCGCCGACGACGCGTCACGGCGCCGGCCGCAGCCGTAGCGTCTCCCGCGGCGGGCCCGGCTCGAACGGCAGGGGCCGGCCGGCGGCCCAGGCATCCTGCTGATCGCGGTAGTGCGGCGATAGCGGATGGCCGGACTGGCCGGCCGGCATGTGCAGGATGCCATCGCCGTGATGACCGGGCGATACCACCAGCCGTTCGCTGGCCCCCTGATTGGGCGTCAGCACCCGGATGCAATAGCCGCCACAGCCGGCGCCGTCCACCGGCGGCATGTCCAGCAGCGCCGACACCAGGGGCAGGTTCTTGCTGAAGGGATGCCGGACCTCCACCCGGTTGACCCGGCCCCAGGGCAGACCTTCGAGTTCGGCGGCGCCGAATTCCTTTCTGAGTTCGTCCACGCTCTGTACGAGTACGCCGCGAAGAAAACCGTCCCAAGAGCCGCCGCGGTCCGGGACGGTGCCCGGCAGGCGCGAGGAAATCAGCGCGCGCAGCGGCGTCTCCGCCTCGCGCCAGGCATACACGAATCCGGGGTCGGCCTGGTCGCAGCGTGCCAGCAGGCGGGAGAATATCGTGCGGGCGAGATTGCGGCGGTAGCGTACCAGCAGCGCGATGCCGCGGCTGTCCGTCTCCATCCGGCCGTCCCAGGCTTCCACCGCCCGGCGGGCGTCGGCGAGAGCCGGGTCGCCGGCGTCCGCCGTCAATGCCAGAACCAGGTCGCGGTAGAACTCGAAGAACTCGCTGCGGGTATCGAGCTGCAAGCCGAACAGGTCGGTTTCGGTGAGCGCCGGCGCCTGCTTCAGGCTTTCGCCGATGCGGTAGGCGCGATAGCTGTTGGAATAGTTGTGGCCGATGACGTAGGGATAATCGCGGCCCAGCGTGCGGTTGTTGGCCGTGGCGAGGAACCCCGAGGCGGGATCGACGACTCGCGGCAGCCGTTCGGGCGGGATGAAGCCGTCCCAGGCGGCGGCGCCGTCGCTCCAGCTCCGGCTCACCGAACCGTCGAAACCGCGCCGCAGCGGAAACCGGCCGGTGAGGGTCCAGGCGATACGCCCTGCCCGGTCGGCCAGCACCACGTTCTGCGGCGGGCTTCCGGCGCGGTTCATGACCGCGATGGCCGAATCCAGGTCGCCGGCGCCGTCCATGTCCAGCAATCCGAGATCGACCCCTTGGGCCTCGAGCGCGGTCCAGCGCAGCGCCACCGGCTGGCCCTGCAGCGGCTCGGTCATGACCGGTCCCCAGCGGCTGGATTTCAGTACCAGGGTCTCGTCCGCGCCGCCCTTCACGCGCACGGTTTCGGTACGCGTGTCCAGCGTCGCCCAGCCTTCGGGCGTGCGGTAGCGGTCGGGTTCGGATGCGTGCATTTCCAGCTTCACCAGGTCGAGCACGTCCGCGTCGACGTTGGTGAAGCCCCAGGCGATCCGGCCGTTGCTGCCTGCCACCAGCAGCGGCAGGCCGGGAAGGGTCACGCCGCTCATCACGGCCTCGCCATAGCGCAGTTCGGCCCGGTACCAGATGTTGGGCACGCCCAGGTTCAGATGCATGTCGTTGGCGACGATCGCCCTGCCGTCCCGGGTCCGGCTGCCCGCCACCGCCCAGTTGTTGGAGCCGGCGGGCAGCGCCTCGGCGTCCACCCCGGCGCCCAGCGTAAGGTGCCGGGTTTCGCCGAGCAGGTCCGCCAGCGCAGCCGCGGGTACCGGCCGTTCGGGACGCCGCGATCCGCTCCCCCCGGCGATGACCGAGGTGTAGGCGTCGACGTCCGGTGTCAGGAAGGCGAAGACTTCCGGCGGCAAGGTTCCGGCCATCACGCTGAGCATGCGCTCTTCGTCGGGATGGCCGTTGAGGGTCTGGAACATGTTGAGCCCGACCAGCAGGCTGTCCTCGGCCCGCCATGGCTCCGGCGTATATCCGAGGACCAGCATTTCCGGGGCCGGCACGGTCTGCTCGGCCATACGGGCGTTGATGCCCGCGACGTAAGCCTCGAGCGCCCGCCGCTGGGATTCCGGCAGGGCGGCGACGATGGCCGCCGCGGCAAGCCCGAAGGCATAGACGCGCTGCGCCCGGTCGTGCGCCAGGGCCTGTTCTCCGAAGATTTCGGCCAGCCGGCCCGCGCCCTTGCGCCGCATCAGGTCCATCTGGAACAGGCGGTCGCGCGCGTGCAGATAACCCAGCACGCGCATGGCGTCTTCCCGGTTCGCCGCCGCCACCCGCGGAATGCCGAGCCGATCGAACTCGACGGTGGCGGGATGGGCGAGCCCCGGCAGGACGCTCTCGCCGCCGCTGGCCGGGAGCGATGCCGCGGCCTTTTCCAGACGGGTGCCGGCATAGGTCGCAAGGGCTAAGACCCCGAAGCCGGCGAGATACAGGATATGCTTGAATTTCATGGTGAAAGCGCTTCGGCGCCGCAACAACAATTCGAGTATACTGACGCGCTTTTCATCGGATAAGCAAGCCCATATGAGACCCAGCGGACGCAGTCCCGATCAACTCCGTCGCATCGCCTTCACCTGCAACTACACCAAGCATGCCGAAGGCTCGGTGCTCGTCGAATTCGGCGATACCCGCGTCATCTGCACCGCCAGCGTGGAAGAACGGGTTCCGCCTTTCCTCAAGGGCAAGGGCAGCGGCTGGATCACCGCCGAATACGGCATGCTCCCCCGCGCCACCCACGAACGTACGGGTCGCGAGGCCGCCCGCGGCAAACAGGGCGGGCGGACCATGGAGATCCAGCGCCTGATCGGACGCTCCCTGCGCGCCGCGCTGAACCTGGAAGCCCTGGGCGAACGCACCGTCACCATCGACTGCGACGTCATCCAGGCCGACGGCGGCACCCGCACCGCCTCGATCACCGGCGGCTACGTCGCCTTGGCGCTGGCCGTGCAGCGGCTGCTGAAGAACCGCAAGGTCAAGACCAATCCGGTGCACGGCCAGATCGCTTCGGTCTCGGTCGGCATCTGCCAGGGCGTTCCCGTCCTCGACCTGGACTACGCCGAGGACTGCGACGCGGAAACCGACATGAACGTGGTCATGAAC encodes the following:
- a CDS encoding penicillin acylase family protein, which gives rise to MKFKHILYLAGFGVLALATYAGTRLEKAAASLPASGGESVLPGLAHPATVEFDRLGIPRVAAANREDAMRVLGYLHARDRLFQMDLMRRKGAGRLAEIFGEQALAHDRAQRVYAFGLAAAAIVAALPESQRRALEAYVAGINARMAEQTVPAPEMLVLGYTPEPWRAEDSLLVGLNMFQTLNGHPDEERMLSVMAGTLPPEVFAFLTPDVDAYTSVIAGGSGSRRPERPVPAAALADLLGETRHLTLGAGVDAEALPAGSNNWAVAGSRTRDGRAIVANDMHLNLGVPNIWYRAELRYGEAVMSGVTLPGLPLLVAGSNGRIAWGFTNVDADVLDLVKLEMHASEPDRYRTPEGWATLDTRTETVRVKGGADETLVLKSSRWGPVMTEPLQGQPVALRWTALEAQGVDLGLLDMDGAGDLDSAIAVMNRAGSPPQNVVLADRAGRIAWTLTGRFPLRRGFDGSVSRSWSDGAAAWDGFIPPERLPRVVDPASGFLATANNRTLGRDYPYVIGHNYSNSYRAYRIGESLKQAPALTETDLFGLQLDTRSEFFEFYRDLVLALTADAGDPALADARRAVEAWDGRMETDSRGIALLVRYRRNLARTIFSRLLARCDQADPGFVYAWREAETPLRALISSRLPGTVPDRGGSWDGFLRGVLVQSVDELRKEFGAAELEGLPWGRVNRVEVRHPFSKNLPLVSALLDMPPVDGAGCGGYCIRVLTPNQGASERLVVSPGHHGDGILHMPAGQSGHPLSPHYRDQQDAWAAGRPLPFEPGPPRETLRLRPAP
- the rph gene encoding ribonuclease PH, which codes for MRPSGRSPDQLRRIAFTCNYTKHAEGSVLVEFGDTRVICTASVEERVPPFLKGKGSGWITAEYGMLPRATHERTGREAARGKQGGRTMEIQRLIGRSLRAALNLEALGERTVTIDCDVIQADGGTRTASITGGYVALALAVQRLLKNRKVKTNPVHGQIASVSVGICQGVPVLDLDYAEDCDAETDMNVVMNDAGAFVEIQGTAEGHAFRRDELDAMLRLAESGIADLLLHQQEALESCGITR